A single Xenopus laevis strain J_2021 chromosome 3S, Xenopus_laevis_v10.1, whole genome shotgun sequence DNA region contains:
- the LOC446867 gene encoding adenosine deaminase-like protein A — protein sequence MAGEGALQFYRELPKVELHAHLNGSISTATMKKLMARKPHLDIHNDMTMINKGQKRTLEECFQMFKIIHQITDTAEDILLVTKDVIKEFAADGVKYLELRSTPRDTPAGLTKRAYVETVLEGIKQCKEEGLDIDVGFLLAIDRRGGPTAAKETVKLAEDFFCSSNELVLGLDLSGDPTVGHGKDFMEPLDKARQSGLKLALHLSEIPSQADETELLLALPPDRIGHGTFLTTSAHVVEIVKKQRIPLELCITSNIKGQTVSTYHEHHFGFWYNLHHPFVLCTDDKGVFATDLSVEYEIAAKTFNLTPHHIWDLSYQAIDYSFASADVKANLKEKWMLLKPDVFKPYTLKAS from the exons ATGGCTGGAGAGGGTGCGCTGCAGTTTTACAGAGAACTCCCTAAAGTG GAGCTTCATGCGCACCTGAATGGTTCTATAAGTACAGCTACCATGAAGAAGCTGATGGCCCGCAAACCACATCTAGATATCCACAATGATATGACTATGATTAACAAAGGGCAGAAAAGGACACTTGAAGA ATGTTTTCAGATGTTTAAAATAATACACCAAATCACAGATACTGCTGAAGATATTTTATTG GTAACAAAGGATGTCATTAAAGAATTCGCTGCTGATGGTGTGAAGTATTTAGAACTGCGAAGTACACCTAGGGATACTCCTGCTG gtttaacaAAACGGGCCTATGTTGAGACTGTGCTCGAGGGCATAAAGCAGTGTAAAGAAGAGGGTCTGGATATAGATGTTGG ATTCTTGTTGGCTATCGATAGAAGAGGGGGACCCACAGCTGCAAAGGAAACTGTTAAGCTTGCTGAAGATTTCTTCTGTTCAAGCAATGAACTGGTTCTAGGTTTGGATCTCAGTGGTGACCCAACT GTGGGACATGGAAAAGACTTCATGGAACCTTTAGACAAAGCCAGGCAATCCGGCCTCAAGTTGGCTCTTCACTTATCAGAG ATTCCCAGTCAAGCTGATGAGACAGAACTCCTTCTTGCACTCCCACCAGATCGGATTGGACACGGCACGTTTCTTACTACCTCCGCTCACGTTGTTGAGATTGTGAAAAAACAGCGTATACCTCTAG aaCTCTGCATTACCTCAAATATCAAAGGACAGACCGTTTCCACCTACCACGagcaccattttggattttggtaTAATCTGCATCACCCATTTGTGCTATGT acagATGATAAAGGAGTCTTTGCGACGGATCTTTCAGTGGAGTATGAGATTGCTGCTAAGACATTTAACTTGACTCCACACCACATATGGGATCTGTCCTATCAAGCCATTGATTACAGCTTTGCATCAGCAGACGTCAAAGCGAACTTGAAGGAGAAGTGGATGCTGCTAAAGCCAGATGTGTTCAAACCATACACTTTAAAAGCAAGCTGA